One Actinomycetota bacterium genomic region harbors:
- the dprA gene encoding DNA-processing protein DprA, which yields MRFRTDSGRVLAEGIDWRVIDRGAAEYPTKLEHLPDPPDRIWVLGRRLDRLPPCVAIVGTRTPTPYGTDITEALATDFAMGGICVVSGLARGIDAAAHIGALDRGTTVAVLPGGIDVCYPSSHRDLYARIAERGALVAEHPPGTPTRKHRFTHRNRIIAALALATVVVQAGERSGALSTARHALGIGRDVFAVPGDVRIDVSIGPHELLRDGAAPCTCAGDVLERIGVEIARESAMRDLHDVPEDMPHEQAAVLALIGKQTMSAETVGALAGFDGGTLAKTLMRLELGGWIARGGGGSVRRLR from the coding sequence GTGAGGTTCCGAACCGACAGCGGACGGGTCCTCGCCGAGGGGATCGACTGGCGTGTGATCGATCGGGGAGCGGCGGAGTACCCGACGAAGCTCGAACATCTGCCCGACCCGCCGGACCGGATCTGGGTGCTGGGCCGGCGGCTCGACCGGCTTCCTCCGTGCGTGGCCATCGTCGGTACGCGAACGCCGACTCCCTACGGGACGGATATCACCGAAGCGCTGGCGACCGACTTCGCCATGGGAGGTATCTGCGTCGTCAGCGGCCTCGCTCGCGGGATCGACGCGGCCGCCCACATCGGCGCGCTCGATCGTGGCACGACGGTGGCAGTGCTCCCCGGAGGGATCGACGTCTGCTACCCATCGAGCCACCGCGACCTCTACGCGCGGATCGCCGAGCGCGGCGCGCTCGTGGCCGAGCATCCGCCGGGCACGCCGACCCGCAAGCATCGCTTCACCCACCGGAACCGGATCATCGCCGCGCTGGCGCTCGCGACCGTCGTCGTACAAGCGGGTGAGCGTAGCGGGGCTTTGAGCACGGCGCGGCACGCGCTCGGTATCGGTCGCGACGTCTTCGCGGTGCCCGGCGACGTTCGGATCGACGTGTCCATCGGTCCGCACGAGCTTCTGCGCGACGGGGCGGCGCCGTGCACCTGTGCCGGAGATGTGCTCGAGCGGATCGGCGTCGAGATCGCGCGGGAATCGGCGATGCGCGATCTCCACGACGTCCCCGAGGACATGCCGCACGAGCAAGCGGCCGTGCTCGCGCTGATCGGGAAGCAGACCATGTCGGCCGAAACCGTTGGAGCGCTCGCCGGATTCGATGGAGGAACGCTCGCCAAGACGCTCATGCGGCTCGAGCTCGGCGGCTGGATCGCTCGCGGCGGCGGAGGGAGCGTCCGCAGGCTCCGATGA
- a CDS encoding M23 family metallopeptidase, which produces MIFASKVAVSALAAALALGGPNGAAAVQSPTPGYLRPVKGPIIRHFESPPTPFAAGHRGIDMAVPIGTKVVASDAGVVAFAGLVATELFVSIDHPDGIRTTYSFLTSVSVKKGDVVTRGQPIASSGPGHAGSAQPHLHFGARIGETYIDPEPLLLDGLRRDLSQAIRLAPIPEEP; this is translated from the coding sequence GTGATCTTCGCATCGAAAGTTGCCGTGTCGGCGCTCGCCGCAGCCCTCGCGCTCGGCGGGCCGAACGGCGCCGCAGCCGTCCAGTCTCCGACGCCGGGGTACCTGCGGCCGGTCAAAGGGCCGATCATCCGACACTTCGAGTCCCCGCCGACCCCGTTCGCGGCCGGCCACCGCGGCATCGACATGGCCGTCCCGATCGGAACGAAGGTGGTCGCTTCGGATGCCGGGGTCGTGGCGTTCGCCGGGCTCGTGGCGACGGAGCTGTTCGTCTCGATCGATCACCCCGATGGGATCCGAACCACGTATTCGTTCCTGACCTCGGTCTCGGTCAAGAAAGGCGACGTCGTCACGCGGGGGCAGCCGATCGCATCGAGCGGTCCAGGACACGCCGGCTCGGCGCAGCCGCACCTGCACTTCGGCGCTCGGATCGGTGAAACATACATCGATCCGGAGCCGCTCCTGCTCGACGGGCTGCGCCGCGACCTCTCCCAAGCGATCCGCCTCGCTCCGATCCCCGAGGAGCCGTAG
- a CDS encoding phosphatidate cytidylyltransferase, whose protein sequence is MEPAPTEGSPPEPAAPRSGRNLPVAIITGLTLAGLIFGTLYWTPVAFPVLAGAAILLALQEFYSALSSRGYRPATALGLAGGALVLSGAYWKGPQALSFGMVLTLVGAFLWYLVDPERDRVATNIAVTVLGVAYIPVLGAHAILIRDLQNGIAHVIAFIGAVAFYDIGAYASGSFFGKHKIAPAVSPSKTWEGAAGATIFVFGMALLIGPHLGLLDLGSSALLALAASVLAPIGDLTESMLKRDLDRKDMGTILPGHGGALDRLDALLFTAPAAYWIFRVVVL, encoded by the coding sequence ATGGAGCCGGCGCCGACGGAGGGATCACCGCCCGAACCGGCAGCGCCGCGCTCGGGACGTAATCTTCCCGTCGCGATCATCACCGGCCTGACCCTGGCCGGTTTGATATTCGGAACGCTCTACTGGACGCCGGTCGCTTTTCCTGTGCTCGCCGGAGCGGCCATCCTCCTCGCCCTCCAGGAGTTCTACTCGGCGCTTTCGTCGCGCGGCTACCGTCCGGCGACGGCGCTCGGGCTCGCCGGCGGCGCGCTCGTTCTCTCCGGTGCCTACTGGAAGGGTCCGCAGGCGTTGTCGTTCGGGATGGTGCTGACGCTCGTCGGTGCGTTCCTCTGGTACCTGGTCGACCCGGAGCGGGATCGCGTCGCGACCAACATCGCCGTGACGGTGCTCGGCGTCGCCTACATCCCGGTGCTCGGCGCGCACGCGATCCTGATCCGCGACCTGCAGAACGGGATCGCGCACGTGATCGCGTTCATCGGAGCCGTCGCCTTCTACGACATCGGCGCCTACGCATCCGGCTCGTTCTTCGGCAAGCACAAGATCGCGCCGGCCGTAAGCCCATCGAAAACGTGGGAAGGCGCCGCCGGCGCCACGATCTTCGTGTTCGGGATGGCACTTCTGATCGGTCCGCATCTCGGGCTGCTGGACCTCGGTTCCTCGGCCCTCCTCGCGCTGGCAGCTTCGGTCCTGGCGCCGATCGGGGACCTGACCGAGTCGATGCTCAAGCGCGACTTGGACAGGAAAGACATGGGTACGATCCTGCCCGGGCACGGCGGCGCGCTCGACCGCCTCGACGCGCTGCTCTTCACCGCGCCGGCCGCGTACTGGATCTTCAGAGTCGTGGTCCTGTGA
- the tsf gene encoding elongation factor Ts (EF-Ts; functions during elongation stage of protein translation; forms a dimer; associates with EF-Tu-GDP complex and promotes exchange of GDP to GTP resulting in regeneration of the active form of EF-Tu), whose protein sequence is MMDAKKALQDAGGDMEKAKDLLRERGLAGAKKLGLRGADEGLVEAYLHAPDPQLPAKVGVLVELNCATDFVAKTDRFRSLAREVALQISATRPDYVSREEVPGDVLEREKEIYRKQAESEGKPADKMEMILEGRLKKFYEQVCLVDQAWIRDEKGKKTIGEMLAEASSELKEPVRVRRFAYFRVGVD, encoded by the coding sequence ATGATGGACGCGAAGAAGGCGTTGCAAGACGCCGGCGGCGACATGGAAAAGGCGAAGGACCTCCTCAGGGAACGTGGGCTGGCCGGCGCGAAGAAGTTGGGGTTGCGCGGCGCGGATGAGGGGCTCGTGGAGGCGTATCTCCACGCGCCCGATCCGCAACTTCCCGCGAAGGTCGGCGTGCTCGTCGAGCTCAACTGTGCGACGGACTTCGTCGCCAAGACCGATCGCTTCCGCAGCCTTGCGCGCGAGGTCGCGCTCCAGATCTCGGCGACACGACCGGACTACGTGAGCCGCGAAGAGGTGCCCGGCGACGTCCTCGAGCGGGAGAAGGAGATCTATCGGAAGCAGGCGGAGTCGGAGGGGAAGCCCGCCGACAAGATGGAGATGATCCTCGAGGGCAGGTTGAAGAAGTTCTATGAGCAGGTCTGCCTCGTCGACCAAGCCTGGATCCGGGACGAGAAGGGAAAGAAGACGATCGGTGAGATGCTGGCCGAGGCATCGTCCGAGCTCAAGGAGCCGGTGCGGGTGCGCCGGTTCGCATACTTCCGCGTCGGGGTTGACTAG
- a CDS encoding site-2 protease family protein — protein sequence MRGFGILLFIFFVLLAIAIHELGHFATAKWFKIKVDKFFIGFGPKLWSVKRGETEYGIAAFPLGGYVKIAGMNPLEEIPPEDLPRTFKAKPAWQRAIVLVAGSVTHFIVALVILAAILAIAGQKDYGTATLEIRKIGSETPGEITSSQRAGMKAGDRIVSVAGRPVTQWSQVQEAILARAPGQRLDIVVERDGRELALSATLGERERDGQKIAFLGVSPEFAVIDHSAGGAIIESGRQVGIGMWQSLVAFKNVFAPSNLNRLFQVAIGRQERSETDPSSLVGVGRLSGDAASEGDFASLFLIIVSFNIFVGVVNLVPLPPLDGGHLAVLGFEKLTRREVDVRRLLPITAMVLSALGMLFLLLLYTDIVNPIRLPG from the coding sequence ATGAGGGGATTCGGCATCTTGCTCTTCATCTTCTTCGTCCTCCTGGCGATTGCCATCCACGAGCTCGGTCATTTCGCGACCGCGAAGTGGTTCAAGATCAAGGTGGATAAGTTCTTCATTGGATTCGGACCCAAGCTTTGGTCCGTGAAGCGAGGCGAAACCGAGTACGGGATCGCCGCGTTCCCCCTCGGGGGGTACGTGAAGATCGCCGGCATGAATCCGCTGGAGGAGATCCCTCCGGAGGACCTACCGCGCACGTTCAAGGCAAAGCCTGCCTGGCAGCGTGCGATCGTGCTCGTCGCCGGCTCGGTGACGCATTTCATCGTTGCATTAGTCATCCTGGCAGCGATTCTCGCTATCGCCGGACAAAAGGATTACGGGACTGCGACGTTGGAGATCAGAAAGATCGGATCGGAGACCCCCGGCGAGATAACGTCGTCCCAACGAGCCGGTATGAAGGCTGGGGACCGGATCGTGTCCGTCGCCGGCCGGCCGGTGACGCAGTGGAGTCAAGTGCAGGAAGCGATCCTCGCTCGGGCGCCAGGGCAGCGGCTCGACATCGTGGTCGAGCGAGACGGCCGGGAGCTAGCCCTCTCGGCGACGCTCGGGGAACGCGAGCGAGACGGTCAGAAGATCGCATTCCTCGGAGTCTCTCCGGAATTCGCAGTGATCGATCACTCGGCGGGCGGAGCGATCATCGAGTCCGGAAGACAAGTGGGCATCGGGATGTGGCAAAGCCTTGTCGCGTTCAAGAACGTCTTCGCCCCGTCCAATCTCAACCGCCTGTTCCAGGTCGCGATCGGCCGGCAGGAACGAAGCGAGACCGATCCGTCGTCGCTCGTTGGCGTGGGCAGATTGTCCGGCGACGCGGCTAGCGAGGGAGACTTCGCTTCCTTGTTCTTGATAATCGTTAGTTTCAATATCTTCGTCGGTGTCGTAAATCTTGTGCCCTTGCCGCCGCTCGACGGTGGTCACCTCGCCGTACTTGGATTCGAGAAGCTGACTCGGCGAGAAGTCGACGTGCGCCGGCTACTGCCGATCACCGCGATGGTGCTTTCGGCGCTCGGCATGCTCTTCCTCTTGCTTCTTTACACGGATATCGTGAATCCGATTCGTCTCCCCGGCTAG
- the pyrH gene encoding UMP kinase, whose translation MAGAYERVLLKLSGEAFADPELGFGIDPRIVNSLADQLGEVVRELSMQVAVVVGGGNIFRGNSPQAQGMDRARADYMGMLATIINSLALQDALEKNDVQTRVQSAIQMTQVAEPYIPRRAVRHLEKGRIVIFAAGMGTPYFSTDTTAAQRALEIGADAILKATKVDGVYDDDPVKNPNAVRFDELTYLEVLQRGLGVMDNTAISLCMDNKLPIIVFNLQVQGNIRRALEGEPIGTVVRG comes from the coding sequence ATGGCCGGAGCGTACGAGCGGGTCCTGCTGAAGCTCTCGGGCGAGGCGTTCGCCGACCCCGAGCTCGGTTTCGGCATCGACCCGCGTATCGTGAACTCGCTCGCCGATCAGCTCGGTGAGGTCGTCCGTGAGCTCTCGATGCAGGTCGCGGTCGTGGTCGGCGGCGGCAACATCTTCCGGGGGAACTCCCCGCAGGCCCAGGGGATGGACCGCGCCCGCGCGGACTACATGGGCATGCTGGCCACCATCATCAACTCGCTCGCGCTGCAGGATGCCCTCGAGAAGAACGACGTTCAGACGCGCGTGCAGAGCGCGATCCAGATGACGCAGGTCGCCGAGCCGTACATCCCGCGCCGCGCCGTCCGCCACCTCGAGAAGGGCCGGATCGTCATCTTCGCGGCCGGCATGGGGACGCCGTACTTCTCGACCGACACAACCGCCGCACAGCGAGCGCTCGAGATCGGCGCAGACGCGATCCTCAAGGCGACGAAGGTCGACGGCGTCTACGACGACGATCCGGTCAAGAACCCGAATGCGGTCCGCTTCGACGAGCTCACGTACCTCGAGGTCCTCCAGCGTGGGCTCGGCGTCATGGACAACACCGCGATCTCGCTTTGCATGGACAACAAGCTTCCCATCATCGTGTTCAACCTGCAGGTGCAGGGAAACATCCGCCGCGCACTCGAAGGGGAGCCGATCGGGACCGTCGTCCGCGGGTAG
- the frr gene encoding ribosome recycling factor, producing the protein MIDHALKQAEEKMAKAIEVTREEFAGFRTGRASPQLLQKITVEYYGAPTPMQQLASFSVPEPRMLVIHPYDRNAISSIEKAILTSDLGLNPSNDGAVIRLSFPQLTEERRKDLIKLVKDRAEHGRVAIRNVRRHAKEEIDGDMKDGKVSEDDGHRAEKELQKLTDRFVTEIDQMLERKERELSEV; encoded by the coding sequence ATGATCGATCACGCGCTCAAGCAGGCTGAAGAGAAGATGGCCAAGGCGATCGAGGTTACCCGCGAGGAGTTCGCCGGGTTCCGAACCGGGCGCGCGTCACCCCAACTCCTCCAGAAGATCACCGTCGAGTACTACGGCGCGCCGACGCCGATGCAGCAACTGGCGTCGTTCTCGGTCCCGGAGCCGCGGATGCTGGTGATCCATCCGTACGACCGGAACGCGATCTCGTCCATCGAGAAGGCCATCCTGACCTCGGACCTCGGCCTCAACCCGTCGAACGACGGCGCGGTGATCCGCTTGAGCTTCCCGCAGCTCACGGAGGAACGCCGCAAGGATCTCATCAAGCTCGTGAAGGATCGCGCGGAGCACGGCCGGGTCGCGATCCGGAACGTGCGTCGTCACGCCAAGGAAGAGATCGACGGGGACATGAAGGACGGCAAGGTGTCCGAGGACGACGGGCACCGCGCGGAGAAGGAGCTCCAGAAGCTCACCGACCGCTTCGTGACCGAGATCGATCAGATGCTCGAGCGCAAAGAGCGCGAGCTCTCCGAGGTCTAG
- a CDS encoding tyrosine recombinase: MTPQAAAEAPALAAELAAAFLRHLESERDLSPHTVSAYRRDLEQYFEFCRRARSDPVTASHQTVRRFLAWLTTRGMARASVHRKAATLRAFYRFCVRRGVRGDNPATLVATPKRASLLPAVLKKGQVEILVELPPGDEPAGLRDRAMLELLYGCGIRVGELTALDIDEVDFARAQVRVLGKGRKERIVPMGEPAADALRTYLAKARSSFIRETSPPAALFYNRRGRRIGQRDVRALVTKYAREVVPGGKTSPHTFRHTYATHLLEGGADLRTVQELLGHVDLRTTQIYTRVSRERLRQVYELTHPRA; the protein is encoded by the coding sequence GTGACCCCCCAAGCCGCTGCCGAAGCGCCTGCCCTCGCCGCCGAGCTGGCCGCAGCCTTCCTGCGCCACCTCGAATCCGAGCGTGATCTGTCGCCGCATACTGTCTCCGCCTATCGACGTGACCTCGAGCAGTATTTCGAATTCTGCCGACGCGCGCGCAGCGACCCCGTCACGGCATCGCATCAGACCGTCCGCCGTTTCCTCGCGTGGCTGACGACGCGCGGCATGGCTCGCGCGAGCGTTCACCGCAAGGCCGCCACGTTGCGCGCGTTCTATCGGTTCTGCGTGCGCCGAGGCGTGCGCGGCGACAATCCGGCGACGTTGGTCGCGACGCCGAAGCGCGCGAGTCTCCTCCCTGCGGTGCTGAAGAAGGGTCAGGTCGAGATCCTCGTCGAGTTGCCTCCCGGCGACGAGCCCGCAGGCTTGCGCGACCGGGCGATGCTCGAGCTGCTCTACGGATGCGGGATCCGGGTCGGAGAGCTGACGGCGCTCGACATCGACGAGGTCGACTTCGCCCGGGCACAGGTCCGCGTCCTGGGGAAGGGTCGCAAGGAGCGGATCGTGCCGATGGGGGAGCCGGCCGCGGACGCGCTCCGGACCTACCTGGCGAAGGCCCGCAGCTCCTTCATACGCGAGACCTCACCCCCGGCCGCGCTGTTCTACAACAGACGCGGACGAAGGATCGGCCAGCGAGACGTGCGCGCATTGGTGACGAAATACGCGCGAGAGGTCGTACCGGGCGGAAAGACTTCCCCGCACACCTTCCGGCACACGTACGCTACACATCTCCTTGAGGGTGGAGCCGACCTGAGAACCGTCCAGGAGCTCTTGGGACACGTTGATTTGAGGACCACGCAAATCTACACTCGGGTTTCGAGGGAAAGACTCCGGCAGGTCTATGAGCTCACGCATCCAAGGGCCTAG
- the rpsB gene encoding 30S ribosomal protein S2 → MAVTTMKQLLEAGVHFGHQTRRWNPKMRRFIFGERNGIYIIDLQKTVDGIERGYRFVRDTIARGGTILFVGTKKQAQQIVEDEARRCGMPYVNQRWLGGMLTNFQTMSKRLSRLRELEAMEATGAFDVLPKKEVLKLRAERERLEKNLSGIREMTKLPSALWVVDTRKEHIAVQEARKLNIPVVAPLDTNCDPDEVDYPLPGNDDAIRAIALLTRIISDAVIDGLGSRAPDVGGQEQPPEPELMPEEPLAEWELQLLAEEEEEKRRKEIEEEERKRGMMR, encoded by the coding sequence ATGGCCGTAACAACCATGAAGCAACTGCTCGAGGCGGGTGTCCACTTCGGACACCAGACCCGCCGATGGAACCCCAAGATGCGCCGCTTCATCTTCGGCGAGCGCAACGGGATCTATATCATCGATCTCCAGAAGACCGTCGACGGGATCGAGCGCGGGTACCGGTTCGTCCGGGACACCATCGCCCGCGGAGGCACCATCCTTTTCGTCGGGACGAAGAAGCAGGCGCAGCAGATCGTCGAGGACGAGGCTCGCCGCTGCGGTATGCCGTACGTCAATCAGCGCTGGCTCGGCGGGATGCTGACCAACTTCCAGACGATGTCGAAGCGGTTGTCGCGTCTGCGCGAGCTCGAGGCGATGGAGGCCACCGGCGCGTTCGACGTCCTGCCGAAGAAGGAAGTCCTCAAGCTCCGCGCGGAACGGGAGCGACTCGAGAAGAACCTCTCCGGCATCCGCGAGATGACCAAGCTCCCGTCGGCCCTGTGGGTCGTCGACACGCGCAAGGAGCACATCGCCGTCCAGGAAGCGCGCAAGCTCAACATCCCGGTGGTCGCGCCGCTCGACACCAACTGCGATCCCGATGAGGTCGACTATCCGTTGCCCGGCAACGACGACGCGATCCGCGCGATCGCGCTGCTGACGCGGATCATCTCCGACGCCGTGATCGACGGTCTCGGATCGCGCGCGCCCGACGTCGGCGGGCAGGAGCAGCCGCCCGAGCCGGAGCTGATGCCCGAGGAGCCGCTGGCCGAGTGGGAGCTGCAGCTCTTGGCCGAAGAGGAAGAAGAGAAGCGCCGCAAGGAGATCGAAGAAGAGGAACGCAAGCGCGGCATGATGCGCTAG
- a CDS encoding 1-deoxy-D-xylulose-5-phosphate reductoisomerase has product MDDVKRIALLGSTGSIGTQTLDVVRKHPDRFRVVALAAGSNAELLAAQVDEFRPALAVLDRGDIEVPSGTRFGVGRDALLEAAGHPDADVVVNALVGSAGLLPTLTALDAGKTVALANKESLIAGGSLVTRRIVDRPERLLPVDSEHSAVFQCLAGNRMDDVRRVILTASGGPFRGRTSAELEDVTVEQALAHPTWRMGPKITVDSATLMNKGLEAIEAHHLFRLPIDRVELVVHPRSLVHGIVEFVDGSCIAQISSPDMRLPLQIALAWPERLPDGAEPLDWQTLGALEFEPLDGWTFPCPGLAISAARSGGTYPCVLNAANEEAVEAFLTERLRFGDIAPVIERVLERHDPVADPELDGVLDAEEWARRQARTEIEAIR; this is encoded by the coding sequence ATGGATGATGTGAAACGGATCGCGCTCCTCGGCTCGACCGGGTCGATCGGGACCCAAACGCTCGACGTGGTGCGCAAGCATCCCGACCGGTTCCGCGTGGTCGCGCTCGCCGCCGGCTCGAACGCCGAGCTCCTGGCCGCGCAGGTAGACGAGTTCCGGCCTGCGCTCGCCGTGCTGGACCGGGGCGACATCGAGGTCCCGTCGGGCACACGTTTCGGCGTCGGGCGGGACGCCCTGCTCGAGGCGGCCGGGCATCCCGACGCCGACGTCGTCGTCAACGCGCTCGTCGGGAGCGCCGGACTGCTCCCGACGCTGACCGCGCTGGACGCCGGCAAGACGGTCGCGCTCGCGAACAAGGAGTCGCTCATCGCCGGCGGCTCGCTGGTCACGCGGCGGATCGTCGACCGGCCGGAACGGCTGCTCCCGGTCGACAGCGAGCATTCCGCGGTGTTCCAGTGCCTGGCCGGGAACCGGATGGACGACGTGCGCCGCGTCATCCTCACGGCCTCCGGCGGCCCGTTCCGCGGGCGGACGAGCGCCGAGCTGGAAGACGTGACCGTCGAGCAAGCGCTCGCGCACCCGACCTGGCGGATGGGACCCAAGATCACGGTCGACTCGGCGACCCTGATGAACAAGGGCCTCGAGGCGATCGAGGCGCATCATCTGTTCCGCCTGCCCATAGACCGTGTCGAGCTCGTCGTCCACCCGCGATCGCTGGTGCACGGCATCGTGGAGTTCGTCGACGGATCGTGCATCGCCCAGATCTCGAGCCCGGACATGCGCCTTCCACTGCAGATCGCGCTCGCGTGGCCGGAGCGTCTGCCCGACGGCGCCGAGCCGCTCGATTGGCAGACACTCGGCGCGCTCGAGTTCGAGCCGCTCGACGGGTGGACGTTCCCGTGCCCCGGCCTCGCGATATCTGCGGCTCGCAGCGGCGGAACCTACCCGTGCGTGCTGAACGCCGCGAATGAAGAGGCCGTCGAGGCGTTCCTCACGGAGCGTTTGCGGTTCGGCGACATCGCCCCCGTTATCGAACGCGTCCTCGAGCGGCACGACCCCGTCGCCGATCCCGAGCTCGACGGCGTGCTCGACGCCGAGGAGTGGGCTCGCCGGCAAGCCCGAACGGAGATCGAGGCCATCCGATGA
- the whiG gene encoding RNA polymerase sigma factor WhiG translates to MSSRIQGPSKTRASRRADGAASADGAGTVDQEEGSMLNALWREFKGTHDEGARERLILHYSPLVKYVAGRVSVGLPATIEQADLVSYGIFGLIDAIEKFDIERGIKFETYAINRIRGAIIDELRAIDWIPRSVRFKAREVERALSELGSRLQRPPSDAELAEELGVSLDDLQEMLNQINLVSVVALDELLSVGGEKGESVSLVDTLADARAADPEMSFESEETRHILASAINVLPERERLVITLYYYEGLTLAQIGGVLGVTESRVCQMHTKAVLQLRNRMAEATND, encoded by the coding sequence ATGAGCTCACGCATCCAAGGGCCTAGCAAGACACGCGCCTCCCGCCGGGCCGATGGCGCCGCCTCCGCAGACGGAGCCGGGACCGTCGACCAAGAGGAAGGCTCGATGCTCAACGCCCTTTGGCGAGAGTTCAAAGGGACGCACGACGAAGGTGCTCGAGAGCGTCTGATCCTCCACTACTCGCCGCTCGTGAAGTACGTCGCGGGGCGCGTATCGGTGGGATTACCGGCCACCATCGAGCAAGCCGACCTCGTGTCCTACGGGATCTTCGGGCTCATCGACGCGATCGAGAAGTTCGACATCGAACGCGGCATCAAGTTCGAGACCTACGCGATCAACCGCATCCGCGGCGCGATCATCGACGAGCTGCGTGCGATCGACTGGATCCCGCGTTCGGTGCGGTTCAAAGCCCGTGAGGTGGAACGCGCGTTGAGCGAACTCGGCAGCCGCCTGCAACGCCCGCCCTCCGACGCAGAGCTTGCGGAGGAGCTCGGGGTGTCGCTCGACGATCTGCAGGAGATGCTCAACCAGATCAACCTTGTCTCCGTCGTTGCGCTCGACGAGTTGCTCTCGGTCGGCGGCGAGAAGGGCGAGTCGGTGTCGCTCGTCGACACGCTGGCCGACGCGAGAGCCGCCGACCCCGAGATGTCCTTCGAGTCCGAGGAGACCCGCCACATCCTCGCGTCTGCGATCAACGTGCTCCCGGAGCGCGAGCGGCTGGTGATCACGCTGTACTACTACGAGGGCCTCACCCTCGCGCAGATCGGCGGGGTGCTCGGCGTCACGGAGTCACGCGTGTGCCAGATGCACACCAAGGCCGTCCTTCAGCTCCGCAACAGGATGGCGGAAGCCACGAACGACTGA